In Haloimpatiens massiliensis, the following are encoded in one genomic region:
- a CDS encoding ABC transporter permease has product MINIFNKEVKSYFRSSAGYIFLVVFLLLAGALFSLTNLMPGNGFYTDTLFSFVFIFLFLTPILTMRTICSETKEKTDQLLLTSPLKIWHIVLGKFFAASSIFILAVVVTFLFPIILSKFGKIPTGEIIGAYIGFILIGMSFISIGIFISSLTDNQVVAAIGTFGALFIIWIAEWISSALPTSVNSGLIFATILVFIISFLVYRNIKNKYVALGISIFGILTMVFIYFKDKTLYEGLLVKCFQWFSLIKRYESFNMGVLSLNSIVYYITFCATFLFLTIQIISRRRWN; this is encoded by the coding sequence ATGATTAATATATTTAATAAGGAAGTTAAATCTTATTTTCGTTCTTCCGCAGGGTATATCTTTCTAGTTGTATTTTTATTACTTGCAGGGGCGTTGTTTAGTTTAACAAATCTAATGCCTGGAAATGGGTTTTACACAGATACCTTATTTAGCTTTGTATTTATATTTTTATTTTTAACGCCTATTTTAACCATGAGGACTATATGTAGTGAAACTAAGGAAAAAACTGACCAGTTACTTTTAACAAGTCCCTTAAAAATATGGCATATAGTTTTAGGTAAATTTTTTGCGGCTTCATCCATATTTATATTGGCAGTAGTTGTAACCTTCTTGTTTCCAATTATTCTTAGTAAATTTGGAAAAATTCCTACAGGTGAAATTATAGGAGCTTATATAGGCTTTATTTTAATAGGTATGAGTTTTATATCCATAGGTATTTTTATTTCTTCTTTAACAGATAATCAAGTAGTTGCAGCTATAGGTACTTTTGGCGCTTTATTTATAATATGGATAGCTGAGTGGATAAGCAGTGCACTACCTACAAGTGTAAATTCAGGTTTGATTTTTGCTACAATATTAGTATTTATAATAAGTTTTTTAGTTTACCGAAATATTAAAAATAAATATGTAGCCTTGGGTATCTCTATCTTTGGGATTTTAACTATGGTGTTTATTTATTTTAAAGATAAAACACTTTATGAAGGACTTTTAGTAAAATGTTTCCAATGGTTTTCTTTGATAAAAAGATATGAGTCTTTCAATATGGGTGTATTGAGTCTTAATTCTATAGTGTACTATATAACATTTTGCGCCACATTTCTATTTTTAACTATACAAATAATA
- a CDS encoding ABC transporter ATP-binding protein, protein MNNLVKCYGNHKALKDVSFHVKKGEILGLLGPNGAGKSTTMNIITGYLSSTEGSVEIGECDILEKPLESKKKIGYLPEVPPLYTDMTVEEYLNFVSNIKKVPKANIKEHVKDAMNKVKLMEVKDRLIKNLSKGYKQRVGIAQALIGNPEVLILDEPTEGLDPKQIIEIRNLIKTLGEDHTIILSSHILSEVSAVCERIIIINNGEIVAEGTPEELSRQLNYSSKILLRIKGSFEEGNAILKSLENVENVENIGTVEINTTDINVGAKRDKDIREDVFNAFKNTSVPILMMKPDNISLEQIFLEVTKNESEDIKND, encoded by the coding sequence GTGAATAACTTAGTTAAATGTTATGGGAATCATAAGGCATTAAAGGATGTGAGTTTTCATGTAAAAAAGGGTGAAATACTTGGCTTATTAGGACCTAATGGAGCAGGGAAATCTACTACTATGAATATTATTACAGGATACTTGTCCTCTACGGAAGGAAGTGTAGAAATAGGTGAATGTGATATATTGGAAAAACCCTTAGAGTCAAAAAAGAAAATAGGATATCTTCCAGAGGTACCACCTTTGTATACGGATATGACTGTAGAAGAATATTTGAACTTTGTAAGCAACATTAAAAAAGTTCCAAAAGCTAATATAAAAGAGCATGTTAAAGATGCAATGAATAAGGTAAAGTTAATGGAAGTAAAAGATAGATTGATTAAGAATCTGTCTAAGGGATATAAGCAAAGAGTAGGTATAGCCCAAGCCTTAATAGGAAATCCAGAAGTGCTTATTTTAGACGAGCCTACTGAGGGATTGGACCCTAAGCAAATCATTGAAATAAGAAATTTGATAAAAACCTTAGGTGAGGATCATACAATAATTTTAAGTTCTCATATTCTTTCAGAAGTAAGTGCAGTATGTGAAAGAATTATAATTATAAATAATGGAGAAATAGTAGCAGAAGGAACTCCAGAAGAACTATCTAGACAGCTTAATTATAGCAGTAAAATTTTATTAAGAATAAAAGGGTCTTTTGAAGAAGGCAATGCAATATTAAAATCATTAGAAAATGTAGAAAACGTAGAGAATATAGGTACTGTGGAAATAAACACTACAGATATAAATGTAGGAGCTAAAAGGGATAAAGACATAAGAGAGGATGTATTTAATGCATTTAAAAATACCAGTGTTCCTATTCTTATGATGAAACCAGACAATATATCCTTAGAGCAGATATTCCTAGAAGTAACAAAGAATGAAAGTGAGGATATAAAAAATGATTAA
- a CDS encoding uroporphyrinogen decarboxylase family protein, which yields MKQDILESKFTFKCAGDNFEAVPKNIVEENGICFPVAHTNKEDISLLARKLKDYRKDSICRIPFCATVEAEAIGANIKLGDEKTGPRVESYVYSSVEELEHIRGIDLNKGRIKEVLCAVEDIKKQGEIVCLNVEGPFTIISSLVDPMIFYRGIRKNRDIVDNFIKIIEDSIVKYILEGIKKGADIISFADPAGAMDIVGPKMYKDVSGKISLNILKRVQPFLNNSIIHLCGKTSTAFEQLGFCESAPIEFDENLTYGQALLKLLEQSNDIKIIGHWCIKRTPIKKREPIIWSINLK from the coding sequence TTGAAACAGGATATTTTAGAATCTAAATTTACATTTAAGTGTGCTGGAGATAATTTTGAAGCAGTACCCAAAAATATAGTTGAAGAAAATGGCATATGTTTTCCAGTAGCTCATACAAATAAGGAAGATATAAGTCTTTTGGCTAGAAAATTAAAAGATTATAGAAAAGATAGTATATGCAGGATACCTTTTTGTGCTACTGTTGAAGCTGAGGCTATAGGAGCAAATATAAAGCTTGGTGATGAAAAAACAGGACCAAGAGTGGAAAGTTACGTTTACAGTAGTGTTGAGGAATTAGAGCATATAAGAGGGATAGATTTAAATAAAGGTAGAATAAAAGAAGTATTGTGTGCAGTTGAGGATATTAAAAAGCAGGGAGAAATAGTTTGTTTAAATGTAGAAGGCCCTTTTACAATAATTTCTTCTCTTGTAGATCCTATGATTTTTTATAGAGGTATAAGAAAGAATAGAGATATAGTTGATAATTTTATAAAGATTATTGAAGATAGTATTGTAAAGTATATTTTAGAAGGAATAAAAAAAGGTGCAGATATTATATCTTTTGCTGATCCTGCAGGGGCTATGGATATAGTTGGACCTAAGATGTATAAGGATGTAAGCGGAAAAATTAGCCTTAATATATTAAAAAGAGTGCAACCATTTTTGAATAACTCTATAATTCACTTATGTGGAAAGACCTCCACAGCATTTGAGCAGTTGGGTTTTTGTGAATCAGCTCCTATAGAGTTTGATGAGAACCTCACTTACGGACAAGCTTTACTTAAATTATTAGAACAAAGTAATGATATAAAAATAATAGGACATTGGTGCATAAAAAGGACCCCTATAAAGAAGAGAGAGCCAATAATATGGAGTATAAACCTAAAATAA
- a CDS encoding ASKHA domain-containing protein gives MVKVVFKNENIEVQVEKGTKLTDCIRKAGLHIETPCSGIGMCGKCKVKVVGELYPPTAEEKKFTHEKDNIRLACLARVKGDVEVELLNSKKVLKTINRGYSVDAEIDSSIKKVKLPMKDKKNSTPYVEFIDYDINSVDIYEKIAQLEKENAEEIQGVVCNNYLLDIGKYFGDILGVAIDIGTTGMSAYLVNLEDGEVLNKVSSLNPQTQYGGDVLTRISYCINNENGTEILRDTIVNKINGMVSELLDGKFSGNNVYRIMIAANTTMLHLFLGVNPKSIARAPYRSVFLNELNFKGKDINISINPGGIVTLLPSASGYVGADIISGVIAVGFNEKKHSSIFIDIGTNGEIVAISKGKLAATSTAAGPALEGMNIDCGCRAEEGAIDTFSIDKDFNINYTTIDNVPVKGICGSGLMDIAASLVKNKIVLSSGKFNPNLDERVKHRLRDKKFYITEEIYISQKDIRQIQLAKGAIATGVTMLLDEINVSIDEVEEAVIAGSFGYHINPESIMDISLIPKNFKGKITFVGNSSIEGARLALINDNMLRSMTAVKSNIEVLELSTKPKFQEYFVKELKF, from the coding sequence ATGGTTAAAGTGGTTTTTAAAAATGAAAATATTGAAGTTCAAGTAGAGAAAGGAACCAAGTTAACAGATTGCATAAGAAAGGCAGGTCTCCATATTGAAACTCCATGCAGCGGCATAGGCATGTGCGGTAAGTGCAAGGTTAAAGTAGTAGGGGAGTTATATCCTCCTACTGCTGAAGAAAAGAAATTTACCCATGAAAAAGATAATATTAGATTGGCATGTCTTGCTAGAGTTAAAGGCGATGTGGAGGTAGAGTTATTAAATTCTAAAAAGGTTCTTAAAACAATAAATAGAGGATATTCAGTAGATGCAGAAATAGATAGTTCAATTAAAAAAGTAAAATTGCCTATGAAAGATAAGAAAAATTCTACGCCTTATGTTGAATTTATTGATTATGATATAAATTCTGTGGACATATATGAAAAGATTGCTCAGCTTGAGAAAGAAAATGCTGAAGAGATACAAGGTGTTGTTTGTAATAATTATCTTTTAGATATTGGAAAATATTTTGGAGATATATTAGGAGTGGCAATTGATATTGGAACTACAGGAATGTCTGCTTATTTAGTGAATTTAGAAGATGGTGAAGTATTAAATAAGGTATCTTCTTTAAATCCTCAAACTCAATATGGTGGAGATGTATTAACAAGAATAAGTTACTGCATTAACAATGAAAATGGAACGGAAATACTTAGAGATACTATAGTTAATAAAATTAATGGTATGGTAAGTGAACTTTTAGATGGAAAATTTAGTGGAAATAATGTATATCGTATTATGATTGCTGCAAATACAACAATGCTTCATTTATTTTTAGGTGTAAATCCAAAATCTATAGCCAGGGCACCTTATAGATCCGTATTTTTAAATGAACTTAATTTTAAAGGTAAAGATATTAATATAAGCATAAATCCAGGTGGAATTGTAACGCTTCTTCCTTCAGCATCGGGATATGTTGGTGCGGATATAATATCAGGGGTTATAGCTGTAGGATTTAATGAGAAAAAGCATTCTTCAATTTTTATTGATATAGGTACCAATGGAGAAATTGTTGCAATTTCTAAGGGAAAATTAGCAGCTACTTCTACTGCAGCAGGACCAGCCCTAGAAGGCATGAATATAGATTGCGGATGTAGGGCAGAAGAAGGAGCGATAGATACTTTTTCTATTGATAAAGATTTTAATATAAATTATACAACTATAGATAACGTTCCGGTAAAGGGTATCTGTGGAAGTGGACTTATGGATATTGCAGCTAGCTTAGTAAAAAACAAAATTGTACTTTCCAGTGGAAAGTTTAATCCTAATTTGGATGAAAGAGTTAAACACAGATTGAGAGATAAAAAATTCTATATAACTGAAGAAATTTATATATCACAAAAGGATATAAGACAGATTCAACTGGCAAAAGGTGCAATTGCCACAGGAGTAACAATGCTTTTAGATGAAATTAATGTTTCTATAGATGAAGTGGAAGAGGCTGTAATTGCCGGCTCTTTTGGATATCATATAAATCCTGAAAGTATTATGGATATCTCACTTATACCTAAGAATTTTAAAGGTAAAATAACTTTTGTGGGCAATTCATCTATTGAAGGGGCTAGATTGGCACTTATTAATGATAATATGCTTAGAAGTATGACAGCGGTGAAATCTAATATAGAGGTTTTGGAGCTTTCTACAAAGCCAAAGTTTCAGGAATATTTCGTTAAGGAGTTAAAGTTTTAG